In one window of uncultured Acetobacteroides sp. DNA:
- a CDS encoding nucleoside deaminase, which produces MTNIDKDDVHFMREALKEAHYALSRDEVPIGAIVVMNDRIVARAHNLTEALNDATAHAEMQALTAAANTIGGKYLDKCTLYVTVEPCPMCASAAYWTHLGRLVYGTTDPKRGYQNIGEGLLHPRTEVKGGVLNEDCTALMISFFKNKRQKLR; this is translated from the coding sequence ATGACCAATATCGACAAAGATGACGTACATTTCATGCGCGAGGCACTAAAAGAAGCGCATTATGCGTTAAGTAGGGACGAAGTGCCAATTGGCGCGATTGTTGTTATGAATGATCGCATAGTTGCCAGAGCGCATAACCTTACTGAAGCGCTGAACGATGCAACGGCGCATGCCGAGATGCAGGCGCTTACTGCGGCGGCAAACACAATAGGCGGAAAGTACCTTGATAAGTGTACGCTGTATGTAACGGTGGAGCCCTGTCCAATGTGCGCATCGGCAGCATACTGGACACATCTAGGAAGGTTGGTGTATGGAACTACAGATCCGAAAAGGGGGTATCAGAATATAGGGGAAGGCCTCCTACATCCACGGACAGAGGTAAAAGGAGGGGTGCTAAATGAGGATTGTACAGCTTTGATGATAAGTTTTTTCAAAAACAAGCGACAAAAATTACGTTAG
- a CDS encoding biopolymer transporter ExbD has product MAGRGTPEVNAGSMADIAFLLLIFFLVTTTMNSDTGLQRRLPPWTQEQQASSQEVNQRNVLMVLVNSRDWLMVNGQRMDVSQLREKVIEFVENPQNKPSLSERTVKSIEGIGNVEVSKGVISLQNDRGTSYRMYMEVQNEIVAAYNILREKASHERFGKKFVQLSEDEQEAVKKVYPQQISEANPRNAAGAK; this is encoded by the coding sequence ATGGCAGGAAGAGGTACCCCCGAGGTAAACGCAGGCTCTATGGCAGACATCGCCTTCCTTCTGCTGATTTTTTTCTTGGTAACAACTACCATGAACTCGGATACAGGCCTACAGCGCAGGCTTCCCCCTTGGACACAGGAGCAGCAAGCTTCCAGCCAAGAAGTAAACCAACGAAATGTGCTGATGGTGCTAGTCAACAGCCGCGACTGGCTAATGGTAAACGGGCAGCGCATGGATGTCTCCCAGCTTAGGGAAAAGGTTATAGAGTTCGTTGAAAATCCACAGAATAAGCCATCACTCTCGGAACGCACGGTTAAAAGCATAGAAGGAATTGGCAATGTAGAGGTTTCGAAAGGGGTTATCTCGTTGCAGAACGACCGTGGTACCTCCTATAGAATGTATATGGAAGTTCAGAACGAGATTGTTGCGGCTTACAACATTCTCCGTGAAAAGGCCTCTCACGAAAGATTCGGGAAGAAGTTCGTGCAGCTTTCCGAAGATGAGCAGGAGGCTGTTAAGAAAGTGTATCCTCAGCAAATATCAGAGGCTAATCCACGTAATGCAGCAGGAGCGAAATAG
- a CDS encoding peptidase U32 family protein — protein sequence MTRKDIEIMAPVGSYESLMAAIHAGANSVYFGVEQLNMRSKSSNNFTLDDLRNIASICYENGVKSYLTLNTVMYDHDLTVMRKVIDAAKASEVSAIIASDMAAISYARANDVEVHISTQLNVSNYEALKFYTQFADVVVLARELNMTQVKNIHKQIIEDDLRGPYGEPVKIEMFVHGALCMAISGKCYMSLHENNASANRGACQQTCRKAYVVTEKETGNQMEIDHEYIMSPKDLCTIGFLDKVIGAGVRVLKIEGRARSGEYVKRVVETYNEAVNAILDGTYSRDKIDAWESRLSEVFNRGFWDGYYLGRKMGEWSKVYGSKATKRKVYVGKVTNYFGKLSVAEVQVEAAELYKGDSIVVMGPTTGVVEDVVKEIRVDLIETEKANKGVLCSLPIDKVRRGDKLYKMVDAEEE from the coding sequence ATGACACGAAAAGATATTGAGATTATGGCGCCCGTTGGGAGCTACGAATCGCTCATGGCGGCCATCCACGCAGGGGCGAACTCGGTTTACTTTGGCGTAGAGCAGCTGAATATGCGCTCCAAGTCGTCCAACAACTTTACGCTCGACGACCTTCGCAACATTGCCTCCATATGCTACGAGAACGGCGTTAAGTCGTACCTAACGCTGAACACCGTGATGTACGACCACGACCTAACGGTGATGCGCAAGGTGATTGATGCCGCCAAGGCATCGGAGGTAAGCGCCATTATCGCCTCGGATATGGCCGCAATCTCCTATGCTCGTGCCAACGATGTGGAGGTACACATATCCACCCAGCTTAACGTAAGCAACTATGAGGCGTTAAAGTTCTACACCCAGTTTGCCGACGTGGTGGTGCTTGCCCGCGAGCTCAACATGACCCAGGTAAAGAACATTCACAAGCAAATTATAGAAGATGATCTTCGCGGCCCCTACGGCGAGCCTGTAAAAATCGAGATGTTTGTGCACGGCGCGCTCTGCATGGCCATTTCGGGCAAGTGCTACATGAGCCTACACGAGAACAACGCCTCGGCCAACCGCGGTGCCTGCCAGCAAACCTGCCGCAAGGCCTACGTGGTTACCGAAAAGGAAACCGGCAACCAGATGGAGATCGATCACGAGTACATAATGTCTCCCAAAGATCTTTGCACCATCGGCTTTCTCGATAAGGTTATCGGGGCTGGCGTAAGGGTACTAAAGATTGAAGGCAGAGCACGTTCTGGCGAGTACGTTAAACGTGTTGTAGAAACCTACAACGAGGCGGTAAATGCCATCCTCGACGGAACATACTCTAGAGATAAAATTGATGCTTGGGAAAGCCGTCTATCCGAAGTATTTAATAGAGGATTTTGGGACGGATATTACCTCGGTCGCAAGATGGGCGAGTGGAGCAAGGTATACGGCTCTAAGGCAACCAAGCGGAAGGTTTACGTCGGCAAGGTAACCAACTACTTCGGCAAGCTTAGCGTTGCTGAAGTACAGGTTGAAGCTGCCGAACTATACAAGGGTGACAGCATAGTAGTTATGGGGCCAACAACTGGCGTAGTAGAAGATGTTGTTAAGGAAATTCGAGTAGACTTAATCGAGACAGAAAAAGCCAATAAGGGTGTTCTCTGTTCGCTACCTATCGATAAGGTTCGCCGCGGCGATAAACTCTACAAGATGGTAGATGCAGAGGAAGAATAG
- a CDS encoding biopolymer transporter ExbD, producing the protein MAKFARKGKGRMPSLSTASLPDIVFMLLFFFMVSTTMREQQVKVRVRLPAATEVAKLEKKSLTSFIYIGTPNREFQAIYGTDARIQLNDSFRTLEDIRDFISSEREKLDEADRGFMTVALKIDEDARMGMVTDVKQELRKASALKISYIARKVESINLPR; encoded by the coding sequence ATGGCAAAATTTGCAAGAAAAGGAAAGGGGCGTATGCCCTCGCTGTCTACAGCGTCGTTACCCGACATTGTGTTTATGCTTCTATTCTTCTTTATGGTTTCCACCACCATGAGGGAGCAGCAGGTTAAGGTACGGGTAAGGCTACCCGCTGCAACCGAGGTTGCCAAATTAGAGAAGAAATCGCTTACCAGCTTCATCTACATTGGAACCCCTAATCGTGAGTTTCAGGCTATCTACGGAACCGATGCTCGTATTCAGTTAAACGATTCGTTCAGAACCCTCGAGGATATTCGCGATTTCATATCCTCAGAGCGAGAAAAGCTTGACGAAGCCGATCGTGGCTTTATGACCGTTGCGCTAAAGATTGACGAAGATGCAAGAATGGGGATGGTTACCGATGTTAAGCAGGAGCTTAGAAAGGCAAGCGCCTTAAAGATTAGCTACATTGCACGTAAGGTTGAGAGCATTAATCTGCCTCGGTAA
- a CDS encoding U32 family peptidase, whose protein sequence is MKPRTLELLSPAKNLEQGIAAIGYGADAVYVGAPRFGAREAAANSFEDVEQLIRYAHRYRAKVFVVVNTIVYEQELEESERVARWAYNAGADALIVQDMAFMEMGLPPIALHASTQTHNISPEKARFLQDVGFERVILARELSLQQIADIRRQTSVELEAFVHGALCVSYSGQCYLSESITGRSANRGACAQPCRSAYDLVDGTGSIILKNKHLLSLKDFNLSHSIRQLADAGVCSFKIEGRLKNIDYVKNITALYRKELDAILEERSEYRRASSGKVYLGFTPDAQKSFNRGFTTYFTQNREDSLTGFNTAKATGALVGTVTNVRKPSFDVDAKMPLSNGDGICFIAKGGGLVGTNINKVEGRSVFPNRMDGITKGIQIFRNYDHRFAKMLESGATERLVDISISFTYAAGRLTMMVLDADGFSSELVVEATFEVAQKPDRALQNIDQQLRKSGGGMFEVVRVDVDCSEVPFISISTLNGYRRSLLEALETKRAASLPEPVSSIIPNSIPYPERALDYSGNVVNSLARKFYERHGVLQVDEGYELSHVEGAHLMTTKYCLRYELGACLKTAGISKLKEPLYLENNGRRFRLQFDCARCQMIVKKGS, encoded by the coding sequence ATGAAGCCAAGAACCTTAGAACTACTATCGCCCGCCAAGAACCTTGAGCAGGGTATTGCTGCCATTGGCTATGGGGCCGATGCGGTGTACGTTGGGGCGCCCCGTTTTGGCGCACGCGAGGCTGCCGCTAACTCTTTTGAGGATGTGGAGCAGCTTATCCGCTATGCGCATCGCTACAGGGCGAAGGTTTTTGTGGTAGTAAATACCATTGTGTACGAGCAGGAGCTGGAGGAGTCCGAGAGGGTTGCCCGTTGGGCCTACAATGCGGGTGCCGATGCGCTGATTGTTCAGGATATGGCGTTTATGGAGATGGGCTTACCGCCTATTGCGCTGCATGCCTCTACGCAAACTCACAACATCAGCCCCGAAAAGGCGCGGTTTCTACAGGATGTTGGCTTCGAGCGGGTGATTCTTGCCCGCGAGCTGTCGCTGCAGCAGATTGCTGATATTCGTAGGCAGACTAGCGTGGAGCTGGAGGCGTTTGTGCATGGCGCGCTTTGCGTGAGCTACAGCGGTCAGTGCTACCTGAGCGAGTCTATTACCGGGCGCAGCGCCAACCGAGGTGCGTGCGCACAGCCCTGCCGATCGGCCTACGACTTGGTGGATGGCACGGGCAGCATCATCCTAAAGAATAAGCATCTGCTTTCGCTTAAGGATTTCAACCTTTCGCATAGCATCCGGCAGCTGGCCGATGCGGGTGTCTGCTCGTTTAAGATTGAGGGCAGGCTCAAGAATATCGACTACGTTAAGAATATCACCGCGCTATACCGTAAGGAGCTTGATGCTATACTTGAGGAGCGGTCCGAGTACCGCAGGGCATCATCGGGGAAGGTGTACCTTGGCTTTACGCCCGATGCGCAGAAGAGCTTTAACCGTGGTTTTACCACCTACTTTACGCAGAATCGGGAGGATAGCCTCACGGGATTCAATACCGCAAAGGCTACCGGAGCCTTGGTGGGTACGGTGACGAATGTGCGGAAGCCATCCTTTGATGTTGATGCCAAAATGCCGCTGTCGAATGGCGATGGCATCTGCTTTATCGCTAAAGGTGGGGGGCTGGTGGGAACCAACATCAACAAGGTGGAAGGCCGAAGCGTGTTCCCTAACCGGATGGATGGCATTACGAAGGGGATTCAGATATTTAGGAATTACGACCATCGGTTTGCCAAGATGCTCGAGAGCGGCGCTACCGAGCGGTTGGTAGATATCAGCATAAGCTTTACCTACGCGGCTGGACGGCTGACCATGATGGTGCTGGATGCCGATGGCTTTTCCTCCGAGCTGGTGGTGGAGGCGACCTTTGAAGTAGCCCAAAAGCCCGATCGTGCGCTTCAGAACATCGATCAGCAGCTGCGCAAGTCGGGTGGCGGGATGTTTGAGGTGGTGCGCGTAGATGTCGATTGCTCGGAGGTGCCGTTTATCTCCATATCGACCCTGAATGGCTACCGTAGATCGCTGCTCGAAGCGCTGGAGACTAAGCGTGCGGCAAGTCTGCCAGAGCCTGTGTCATCTATCATCCCCAATAGCATACCCTACCCCGAACGAGCGCTCGACTACTCGGGTAACGTGGTGAACTCGCTAGCGCGGAAGTTCTACGAGCGCCACGGCGTACTGCAGGTTGACGAGGGCTACGAGCTCTCGCACGTGGAGGGTGCCCACCTGATGACCACCAAGTACTGCCTGCGCTACGAACTGGGGGCTTGCCTTAAAACGGCTGGTATCTCGAAGCTGAAGGAGCCGCTATACCTCGAAAATAATGGGCGGCGCTTTAGGCTGCAGTTCGATTGTGCCCGCTGCCAGATGATCGTAAAAAAAGGGAGCTAA
- a CDS encoding Cof-type HAD-IIB family hydrolase — protein sequence MAELLQPIKAILSDIDGTLLNKDRVLSPLTVDTIKKIRTLYDVPFVLISARMPKAITHLAAQLGINDPIVAYNGGLIFHNTERREVVQNLTISTDVAYEVYSFLKESNVHISLFREDEWVAETEDYWAKREINNTRVTPALAPVEQTLERWARKGGGVHKIMCMGDAHAIGELEHFMRREHAANANSYRSKDTYLEITPTGTNKALAMHKVLAALGVDAANAAAFGDNYNDVEMLREVGVGVAMGNAPEKVKKAANVVARHHKEDGVAHELIHLFGLGEVTAKTDKAEPASDLIEG from the coding sequence ATGGCAGAACTATTGCAGCCCATCAAGGCGATACTTTCGGATATTGACGGTACCCTACTCAACAAGGATCGCGTTCTCTCTCCGCTTACGGTTGATACCATCAAAAAGATTCGTACGCTATACGATGTTCCCTTCGTCCTTATTTCGGCGCGTATGCCAAAGGCGATAACCCATCTGGCCGCCCAACTGGGGATTAACGACCCCATTGTTGCCTACAATGGCGGGCTTATCTTCCACAATACCGAGCGGCGCGAGGTTGTTCAAAACTTGACAATTTCTACCGATGTGGCTTACGAGGTATACTCCTTTCTAAAGGAATCCAACGTCCACATCAGCCTGTTTAGGGAAGACGAGTGGGTTGCCGAAACGGAGGACTACTGGGCCAAGCGTGAGATTAACAATACCAGGGTAACACCTGCACTTGCACCTGTTGAGCAAACCCTCGAAAGGTGGGCGCGTAAGGGTGGAGGCGTGCACAAAATCATGTGCATGGGCGATGCTCATGCTATTGGCGAGCTGGAGCACTTTATGCGAAGAGAGCATGCCGCTAATGCCAACTCCTACCGATCAAAAGATACCTACCTCGAAATTACCCCAACTGGGACCAATAAGGCGCTAGCCATGCATAAGGTGCTAGCCGCTCTTGGCGTTGATGCCGCCAACGCTGCCGCTTTTGGCGATAACTACAATGACGTGGAGATGCTCCGCGAGGTTGGCGTTGGGGTGGCCATGGGCAATGCTCCCGAAAAAGTGAAAAAGGCTGCCAACGTAGTTGCGCGCCACCATAAGGAGGATGGGGTGGCCCACGAGTTGATTCATCTTTTTGGATTGGGGGAGGTTACCGCTAAAACCGACAAAGCCGAACCTGCCAGCGACTTAATAGAAGGTTGA
- a CDS encoding DUF6249 domain-containing protein yields MDDILVFGIVFYGFYFIFKLWSDHSIKRMLIKNNMIDQSDKLIAKETSTSEQNSLPTLKWGLVLLALGIGSVVSASYYPLLKTFEDSDYMIEWMIPGIVLIFASMGFLAYFFISQKMKK; encoded by the coding sequence ATGGACGATATACTAGTATTTGGAATCGTATTTTACGGGTTCTACTTTATTTTTAAGCTCTGGTCAGACCATTCCATAAAGCGAATGCTCATCAAAAACAACATGATCGACCAATCGGATAAGCTAATTGCTAAGGAAACATCAACGTCCGAACAGAACAGCTTACCAACGCTTAAGTGGGGATTGGTGCTTCTTGCTCTTGGAATAGGCTCTGTAGTGTCTGCCTCCTATTACCCGCTTCTTAAAACCTTCGAAGATAGTGACTACATGATCGAGTGGATGATCCCCGGTATCGTACTCATCTTTGCCTCGATGGGATTCTTGGCCTACTTCTTCATCTCACAAAAAATGAAAAAGTAG
- a CDS encoding ferredoxin, whose amino-acid sequence MKKIVLTPIECIGCGTCVDIAPAYFVMDENGKANLFGGRSEKDTIATELFPGDDDVLASVMACCPSRCISVTK is encoded by the coding sequence ATGAAGAAGATAGTGCTTACACCTATTGAGTGCATCGGATGCGGCACCTGCGTGGACATCGCACCCGCCTACTTTGTGATGGACGAAAATGGCAAGGCTAATCTCTTTGGGGGACGTTCCGAAAAGGACACCATCGCAACCGAGCTCTTCCCTGGCGACGACGATGTTCTTGCATCGGTTATGGCCTGCTGCCCCTCGCGATGCATTTCGGTGACAAAGTAA
- a CDS encoding aminotransferase class I/II-fold pyridoxal phosphate-dependent enzyme, giving the protein MSYSILLIDSEAKRLREVATLLEKQGMNMLTAKNVAEAEQLLLSDGSIQAVLTSWKVPLSDSDKTYVVGEELFKLISKVRFEVDIFLLTNKTAGEIYTTGGLLSGYFYRGDNDYEDIASKIHSVVYNGKIRAPFFDALVEYSNTTRDSWHTPGHAGGFSVKNSPWVKDFYDFFGHNMFASDLSVSVPALDSLLEPKGVIKEAQELAARAFGSRYTFFATNGTSTSNKILIQTLLKPGDAILLDRNCHKSVHYGVIISGAEPIYLMPSVNNKYGIFGPIPKKQIIEKMDKAIADGKRLKAIILTNCTYDGLIYDIADIVKEAHDRGIKIIVDEAWFGYAHFHPEFAPCAMEAGADYATQSTHKTMSSFSQASMIHVQDPDFEKNREFFTENLNMHTSTSPQYTMIASLDIARKQMVLEGYTLLSNALKLSEMLKKSINSLKKFRVLELEDLISEEVANDNIRLDKTKITIDVTNSGYTAHEVERILMTKHNIQVEKTTFNTLTLLITIGTTQSKINRLYFALESIERMSGNQAEAAVNEIWKDFKLKLSPIKYLPRFAFYTDGEMMPLRNAIGRICATMIVPYPPGIPFLVPGQLITEDIVNALQVYRDYNVEIHGLNEGLIKVCTPEEEKQLTDKGHAVVQ; this is encoded by the coding sequence ATGAGCTACTCCATCCTTTTAATCGACTCGGAAGCCAAGCGCCTCCGCGAAGTTGCCACGCTGCTCGAGAAGCAGGGCATGAACATGCTTACCGCAAAAAACGTTGCCGAAGCCGAGCAGCTGCTGCTTAGCGATGGCTCCATTCAAGCTGTTCTCACCTCCTGGAAGGTGCCGCTCAGCGATAGCGATAAGACCTACGTTGTTGGCGAGGAGCTGTTCAAGCTAATCAGCAAAGTTAGATTCGAAGTGGATATCTTCCTGCTCACCAACAAAACTGCAGGCGAAATATATACTACAGGTGGCTTACTTAGCGGTTATTTCTACCGCGGCGATAACGATTACGAGGATATTGCCAGCAAAATCCATAGCGTAGTGTACAACGGAAAGATTAGGGCACCCTTCTTCGATGCGCTGGTGGAGTACTCCAATACTACCCGAGATTCGTGGCATACTCCCGGCCATGCAGGTGGCTTCTCAGTTAAGAATTCCCCTTGGGTGAAGGACTTCTACGACTTCTTCGGTCACAACATGTTTGCATCCGACCTCTCGGTATCGGTACCGGCGCTCGATTCGTTGCTCGAACCTAAAGGCGTAATCAAGGAGGCGCAGGAACTAGCAGCCCGCGCGTTCGGATCGCGCTACACCTTCTTTGCCACCAACGGAACATCAACCTCCAACAAGATACTGATACAAACATTGCTCAAACCAGGCGATGCAATACTCCTAGATCGTAACTGCCATAAGTCGGTACATTACGGAGTGATTATCAGCGGTGCCGAACCAATTTACCTAATGCCGTCGGTTAATAACAAATATGGCATCTTTGGGCCAATCCCCAAAAAGCAAATCATCGAAAAGATGGATAAGGCCATTGCCGATGGCAAACGCCTCAAGGCAATAATCCTTACCAACTGTACCTACGATGGTTTAATTTATGATATAGCTGATATCGTAAAAGAGGCTCACGATAGGGGTATTAAAATAATTGTTGATGAGGCTTGGTTTGGGTATGCCCACTTCCATCCCGAGTTTGCGCCTTGCGCCATGGAGGCAGGTGCCGACTATGCCACCCAATCAACGCACAAGACTATGTCCTCCTTCAGCCAGGCGTCGATGATCCATGTGCAGGACCCCGATTTCGAGAAGAACCGCGAGTTCTTCACCGAAAACCTCAACATGCACACCTCAACCTCGCCGCAGTACACCATGATTGCCTCGCTGGACATTGCCCGCAAGCAAATGGTACTCGAAGGCTACACGCTGCTCTCCAACGCGCTAAAGCTCTCGGAGATGCTCAAGAAGTCGATCAACTCGCTTAAGAAGTTTAGGGTACTCGAACTCGAAGATCTTATTTCGGAGGAAGTGGCAAACGACAACATTCGCCTAGACAAGACCAAGATCACCATCGATGTCACCAACTCGGGCTACACCGCCCACGAGGTGGAGCGCATCCTTATGACAAAGCATAATATTCAGGTAGAGAAGACCACCTTCAATACCCTCACGCTCCTGATTACCATTGGCACCACCCAAAGTAAGATCAACCGCCTCTACTTTGCCCTCGAAAGCATCGAGCGGATGAGCGGCAATCAAGCCGAGGCCGCCGTAAACGAGATATGGAAGGACTTTAAGCTGAAGCTGTCGCCAATTAAGTACCTGCCCCGCTTCGCCTTTTACACCGATGGCGAAATGATGCCGCTGCGCAACGCCATTGGCCGTATTTGTGCCACCATGATTGTTCCTTACCCTCCAGGAATACCATTCCTTGTTCCCGGCCAGCTTATTACCGAGGATATCGTAAACGCCCTGCAGGTGTACCGCGACTATAATGTGGAAATACACGGGCTAAACGAAGGCCTAATTAAAGTCTGCACCCCCGAAGAGGAAAAGCAACTTACCGACAAGGGGCATGCAGTAGTACAGTAA
- the aspS gene encoding aspartate--tRNA ligase: protein MYRTHTCGELRLENVGTEVTLSGWVQRVRKLGGMTFIDLRDRYGITQLVVEDNASADVVETTSRLGREFVVSAKGKVVERASKNSKIDTGDVEIIVSALTVLNKSDIPPFTIEDDTDGGDEIRMKYRYLDLRRSKVRNNLILRSKMAIIVRNYLDTLNFIETETPVLIKSTPEGARDFVVPSRMNPGEFYALPQSPQQLKQLLMVAGFDRYYQIVKCFRDEDLRADRQPEFTQIDCEMSFVEQDDVLGIFEGLTRHLFREIKGFDPGEFPRMTYAEAMEKYGSDKPDIRFGMLFNEITEIVKGKNFPVFDSAEYVGAICVEGCAEYTRKQLDALTEFVKRQQVGAKGLVYVKYAADGSLKSSVDKFYSTEDLEKWAAACNAKPGDLLLILSGEKAKTQVQLGMLRLELAHQLNLMNKDVYRPLWVVDFPLLEWDEETGRYHAMHHPFTSPKPEDIAELEVSPGTIRANAYDLVINGVEVGGGSVRIFDSELQAKMFKLLGFTPETAQEQFGFLMNAFKYGAPPHAGIAFGFDRLVSLFAGLDSIRDVIAFPKNNSGRDVMMESPSTISDEQLKELMLKVTK from the coding sequence ATGTATAGAACACATACATGCGGCGAATTACGCCTCGAAAATGTTGGAACTGAAGTTACCCTATCGGGATGGGTACAGCGCGTCCGTAAGCTGGGCGGGATGACCTTTATAGACCTTAGGGATAGATATGGAATTACCCAGCTGGTTGTTGAAGATAACGCTAGCGCTGATGTTGTTGAAACCACCAGCCGCCTTGGACGCGAATTTGTTGTAAGCGCAAAAGGGAAAGTGGTTGAGCGCGCCAGCAAGAATAGCAAGATTGACACCGGCGATGTAGAAATCATCGTAAGCGCGCTTACCGTTCTCAACAAATCGGATATTCCTCCTTTCACCATAGAAGATGATACTGATGGTGGCGACGAAATCCGCATGAAGTACCGTTACCTAGACCTACGCCGCAGCAAGGTGCGCAACAACCTTATCCTGCGCTCGAAAATGGCTATCATCGTTCGCAACTACCTCGATACGCTCAACTTTATTGAAACGGAAACTCCCGTATTAATAAAATCGACCCCCGAAGGAGCTCGCGACTTTGTAGTTCCTTCGCGCATGAATCCTGGCGAGTTCTACGCCCTGCCCCAGTCGCCACAACAGCTAAAGCAACTGCTGATGGTTGCAGGCTTCGACAGATACTACCAAATCGTAAAGTGCTTCCGCGACGAGGACCTAAGAGCCGATCGTCAACCCGAGTTTACCCAAATAGACTGCGAGATGTCATTTGTAGAGCAGGACGATGTTCTTGGCATCTTCGAAGGGCTAACACGCCATCTCTTTAGGGAGATCAAAGGGTTTGATCCTGGAGAATTCCCACGTATGACCTACGCCGAGGCCATGGAAAAGTACGGCAGCGACAAGCCTGATATTCGATTTGGCATGCTCTTCAACGAGATTACAGAGATCGTAAAGGGTAAGAATTTCCCAGTATTCGACTCGGCCGAGTACGTTGGGGCTATATGCGTTGAAGGTTGTGCCGAATACACCCGAAAGCAGCTTGATGCGCTGACCGAGTTTGTGAAGCGCCAGCAAGTTGGTGCCAAAGGGTTGGTATACGTTAAGTACGCTGCCGACGGAAGCCTTAAATCTTCTGTCGATAAGTTCTACAGCACCGAAGACCTTGAAAAATGGGCAGCAGCCTGCAATGCTAAGCCAGGCGACCTGCTCCTAATTCTATCTGGCGAAAAGGCCAAGACTCAGGTGCAGCTAGGGATGCTACGCTTAGAGCTTGCCCACCAGCTGAACCTAATGAACAAGGACGTATACAGACCTCTTTGGGTCGTAGATTTCCCTTTACTAGAATGGGACGAGGAAACTGGCCGCTACCACGCCATGCACCATCCGTTTACATCGCCAAAGCCTGAAGATATTGCAGAACTCGAAGTATCGCCAGGCACTATACGCGCTAACGCCTACGACTTGGTGATTAACGGCGTAGAAGTTGGTGGTGGATCGGTTCGTATTTTCGACAGCGAGCTTCAAGCGAAGATGTTTAAGCTGCTTGGCTTTACACCCGAAACGGCGCAAGAACAGTTTGGCTTCCTGATGAACGCCTTTAAGTACGGTGCTCCTCCCCATGCCGGGATTGCGTTTGGCTTCGACCGCCTAGTAAGCCTCTTTGCCGGACTAGACAGCATCCGCGACGTGATTGCCTTCCCAAAGAACAACTCTGGCCGCGATGTTATGATGGAATCGCCATCTACCATATCAGACGAGCAGCTGAAGGAGCTAATGCTGAAGGTTACCAAGTAA
- a CDS encoding RNA polymerase sigma factor, protein MNDAELIKQIINGNMSAFGYLVSIHQKLVLHIVRRMVLSDDEAADICQDVFVKVFQKLGEFRGQAKLSTWIASIAYHHAVNHLRKRKRLQEVSMDDSPALEREVGGAVDDGRSFTLDEDGRRLLLRKVEELPQHYRVVLTLFYLEEFSYKEIEEVTGMPEGTVKSYLARARNMLREKLTFAKEEIWG, encoded by the coding sequence ATGAACGATGCAGAACTCATAAAGCAAATCATTAACGGCAACATGTCGGCCTTCGGCTACCTGGTGAGCATTCACCAGAAGCTGGTGCTGCACATCGTTCGCCGCATGGTGCTGAGCGACGATGAGGCTGCCGACATCTGCCAGGATGTGTTCGTGAAGGTATTTCAGAAGCTGGGCGAGTTCCGTGGGCAGGCCAAGCTCTCGACATGGATTGCCTCCATCGCCTACCATCATGCCGTGAACCACCTGCGTAAGCGCAAGCGGCTGCAGGAGGTGTCGATGGACGACTCTCCAGCGTTAGAGCGCGAGGTGGGGGGCGCGGTTGACGATGGTCGCTCCTTTACCCTCGACGAGGATGGGCGGCGGCTGCTGCTGCGCAAGGTGGAGGAGCTGCCGCAGCACTACCGGGTGGTGCTCACGCTATTCTACCTCGAGGAGTTCTCGTATAAGGAAATAGAAGAGGTAACCGGGATGCCCGAGGGTACGGTGAAGAGCTACCTGGCCCGGGCTCGGAACATGTTAAGGGAAAAGCTTACATTTGCAAAAGAAGAAATCTGGGGGTAA